In Pristiophorus japonicus isolate sPriJap1 chromosome 2, sPriJap1.hap1, whole genome shotgun sequence, one genomic interval encodes:
- the LOC139228990 gene encoding putative nuclease HARBI1, translating to MDLMDDQCLWRLRFRKDIVMELCNLLQPDLQRQTRLGTALTVASKVTIALNFYATGSFQAATADISSISQFATHSSMGQVTDALCKRRRDHISFLMSREKQLEQQTRFVRFADFPRVQNAIDCTHVALRALQNNPEFFRNRKVFYSLYVQLVCNHNHKIIAVDAQYPGSSHDAFILCQTGMPGVFAGPNQDCSWFLGDKGYPLCTGLLTPLRNPRTAAQQAYNDSQSAIRCIIEQTIGILKQSFRCLDRSGGVLQYSPEQVSLFVVVCFMLHNLAIKRAQPLEDEAAVPPDEEDQEEEAQEHDMQQEEEEAQEEDQDEGRRPRRKRRSHRDPAREGLNHLIAVRFR from the coding sequence atggacctgatggatgaccagtgtctctggagactgcgattccggaaggacatcgtgatggagctgtgcaatctcctgcagccagacctgcagcgtCAAACTAGGTTGGGGACAGCTCTGACCGTTGCATCCAAGGtgaccatcgcactcaatttctatgcgactggatcttttcaagctgcaacagcagacatctcgaGCATCTCCCAGTTCGCCACACATAGCTCCATGggtcaggtgacagatgctctctgTAAGAGGAGGAGGGACCACATATCCTTCctaatgagcagggagaagcagttggagcagcaGACGAGATTCGTGAGGTTTGCGGACTTCCCCAGGGTTCAAaacgccatagactgcacccacgtcgcattgagggcacTACAGAACAATCCCGAGTTCTTCCGTAACCGCAAGGTATTCTATTCCCtctatgtccagctggtgtgcaaccacaaccaCAAAATCATTGCAgttgatgcccagtatcctggcagcagccacgatgctttcatcttgtgccaGACCGGTATGCCAGGcgtctttgctgggccaaaccaagattgcagctggttccttggagacaagggctacccactgtgcactgggctgctgactcctcttcgcaaccccaggactgctgcgcagcaagcctacaatgactCCCAATCAGCCATCAGGTgcatcattgaacagaccatcggAATCCTCAAACAGAgcttccgttgcctggatcgctcaggaggagtgctgcagtactcgcctgagcaggtgTCCCTCTTCGTGGTGGTATGcttcatgcttcacaacctggcaatcaagagggcacaaccattggaggatgaggcagcagtaccacctgacgaggaggaccaggaagaggaggcgcaggagcatgacatgcagcaggaggaggaggaggcacaggaggaggaccaaGATGAGGGTCGGCGGCCTCGTAGGAAGCGGCGTAGCCATCGGGACCCTGCAAGGGAAGGCCTAAACCATCTCATTGCTGTTCGTTTCCGATGA